A region from the Nonlabens sp. YIK11 genome encodes:
- a CDS encoding flavin reductase family protein, with product MKIRPEDIENPQLYGHLVGAVQPRPIAFASTVDNDGKVNLSPFSFFNVFSAKPPILVFSPVRRGRDGTIKDTLINVQQNAEVVISVVNYNMVQQMSLASTEYATGVDEFVKSGLTAVKSELVKPPRVAESPVQFECKVINIKELGDNGGAGSLVICEVVMIHIDDQILDENDSIDPFKIDTVARMGGNWYCRSKDAMFEVEKPTRNHGVGVDALPDHARNSEVLTGNDLGRLGNLSEIPEDDEVLAFAKAENLSHLDTKEKHKKAKELIAKNQIADAWKILLS from the coding sequence ATGAAAATTAGACCAGAAGATATCGAGAATCCGCAGTTGTATGGCCACCTTGTAGGTGCCGTACAGCCACGACCTATTGCGTTTGCGAGCACGGTAGATAATGATGGCAAGGTAAATCTATCACCATTTTCATTCTTTAACGTGTTTAGCGCAAAACCGCCTATACTCGTATTTTCACCAGTGCGCCGCGGTCGTGATGGAACAATAAAGGATACGCTTATCAACGTGCAGCAAAATGCCGAGGTAGTGATTAGTGTGGTAAATTACAATATGGTACAGCAAATGTCGCTGGCCAGTACAGAGTATGCTACTGGCGTTGATGAATTTGTAAAGTCTGGCCTTACTGCTGTAAAAAGCGAACTGGTCAAACCACCTAGAGTTGCAGAAAGTCCCGTTCAATTTGAGTGTAAAGTCATTAACATTAAAGAATTGGGAGACAATGGTGGCGCTGGCAGCCTCGTTATTTGTGAAGTCGTGATGATTCACATTGACGACCAAATATTGGACGAGAACGATAGCATCGACCCATTCAAGATTGATACAGTCGCGCGCATGGGCGGCAACTGGTACTGCCGTTCTAAAGATGCCATGTTTGAAGTAGAAAAACCTACCAGAAACCATGGCGTAGGCGTTGATGCCTTGCCAGATCACGCTAGAAACAGCGAGGTACTTACCGGCAATGACCTGGGCAGACTAGGAAATTTGAGCGAAATACCTGAGGATGATGAGGTTCTCGCTTTCGCGAAAGCGGAAAACCTTTCACACCTCGACACAAAAGAAAAACATAAGAAAGCAAAGGAACTGATCGCTAAAAACCAGATCGCCGATGCTTGGAAAATTTTATTATCATAA
- the aat gene encoding leucyl/phenylalanyl-tRNA--protein transferase: MKILGPDLEFPHPNTADAHGLLAIGGDLSVERLLLAYRSGIFPWYSDGDPICWWSPDPRMVFDLKSQKPMKVSKSLRQSRRNKGYHIKENTCFEDVMRACMNAKRGLHEGTWINKEMITAYTALHQLGVAKSIEVFDNDLLVGGLYGIDLKTQGIFCGESMFSHKTDASKMALWYLVEKLTKDDYNLIDAQLYNDHLASLGAIEIDRQVFLSYL, translated from the coding sequence ATGAAAATTTTAGGTCCTGATCTTGAATTCCCGCATCCCAACACGGCAGATGCTCATGGCCTACTGGCCATAGGTGGTGATTTGAGTGTGGAGCGCTTGCTGCTCGCCTACCGGTCTGGAATTTTTCCCTGGTACAGCGACGGTGATCCTATCTGCTGGTGGTCTCCAGATCCCAGAATGGTTTTTGACCTCAAGTCTCAAAAGCCCATGAAGGTTTCAAAATCTCTGAGACAAAGCCGCAGAAACAAAGGATATCACATCAAGGAAAACACCTGTTTTGAAGACGTGATGCGCGCCTGCATGAATGCCAAAAGAGGTTTACATGAAGGTACCTGGATCAATAAAGAGATGATTACCGCATACACGGCACTACATCAATTAGGAGTGGCAAAGAGCATCGAGGTTTTTGATAATGACCTGTTGGTAGGTGGTTTATATGGTATAGACCTTAAAACTCAAGGAATATTTTGTGGCGAGAGCATGTTCTCCCATAAAACCGACGCTAGTAAAATGGCGCTTTGGTATCTGGTAGAGAAGTTGACCAAAGACGATTATAATCTGATCGACGCACAACTGTACAATGATCACCTCGCCAGCTTGGGCGCCATAGAGATCGATAGACAGGTTTTTCTATCCTATCTATAG
- a CDS encoding nuclear transport factor 2 family protein — protein sequence MRSFLFVAFLALFITGCSSYQTIPEPQVNQVIDQWHKAAANAQFETYFDLMSNDAVFIGTDATENWQLEEFKAFAKPFFDKGKAWSFTSLERNVYSVNGVTYFDELLDTQMGICRGSGVIKEQNGKPVIAHYVLSIAVPNDNVASLTEMKRNWDASYIKELKSR from the coding sequence ATGAGATCTTTTCTGTTTGTAGCATTCCTCGCACTTTTCATCACTGGCTGTTCAAGCTATCAAACCATACCTGAACCTCAAGTGAACCAGGTCATAGATCAATGGCACAAAGCTGCTGCTAATGCGCAATTTGAAACCTATTTTGACCTTATGTCAAACGATGCTGTTTTTATAGGAACTGATGCAACAGAAAACTGGCAGCTAGAAGAATTTAAAGCATTTGCTAAGCCCTTTTTTGATAAAGGAAAAGCCTGGTCTTTTACCTCGCTGGAACGTAATGTTTACAGCGTTAATGGTGTCACTTATTTTGATGAGCTGCTGGACACACAAATGGGAATATGTCGTGGTAGTGGCGTGATTAAAGAACAAAATGGCAAGCCTGTCATCGCTCATTATGTTTTGTCCATCGCGGTACCCAATGACAATGTAGCTAGCCTGACTGAAATGAAAAGAAACTGGGATGCTTCCTACATCAAAGAATTGAAATCCCGATAA
- a CDS encoding T9SS type A sorting domain-containing protein: protein MRIITLIILLASFTVSAQLGTDAPWMKDIAVQKSTGDIKYDQVKTAGEQYWSSHNKNAKGSGYKPFLRWLERAKPYVKPDGTVQSGQEVAEQLLGFMQPKDGYVDKSSWNPVGPFTYENTSSWSPGQGRINTIAVDPNNSDVYYVGAPSGGLWKSTTAGQHWTPLTDFLSQIGVSAIAIDANNSNVVYIGTGDDDAGDSSSIGMLKSTNGGDSFTTTGLTFNDPGANISEIYIDPSNNDNLYIASNKGLFKSMNAGTTVKKIFSGNVKDIKINTSNPNIIYLATPNSFYKSVDAGETFTQINLGLPTGITRMVIGVTKADASVVYILAAGVENSFMGVYQSTDGGDSFARKDDGVDILENKQAWYNLALEVSQSDANVIYTGALNVWKSVDGGSNFDRINTWNNPESPTYTHADIHQIREFNGELFVLSDGGVYRSSNEATSFTDLTSGLQIGQFYRIAVGSKSSSNITGGLQDNGGFTRSGNTWKNFHGADGMDAGIDPNNSDVRYSFTQFGSGLYITDDAGSFKKKIEGPTQGNWITPLKTTSTGDIYAGYNKLYKVDGDRFVAVSSSFTGNIDVLEIDPINEDIMYVAVDAQLFRSTDGGKEFTWIKELPGEITAIEVNNNNDNILYVATGSAYGKIMMSNDMGANFEDITSNLPHLGKNTLAHLANSADNALFVGTTVGIFKYLEASGNWVKFSNNLPNVNVRDIEINPNDMIMTAGTYGRGVWQTKVEFVQPMDDIRMKSASNNNGGSIDCGSNIVDVLLENTGMNPINKVTLTYSINGGADLSRDYELEIDPQEEVIVYIDDLNLEPGSYTLRLQVSADNDEFLSNNFKTLTIVQNNSANLNQNYGFEQETLVTLNEKSTNILWERGTPKGRLLNKAADGQQVYATNLDGNYTDLTVAYLYTGCYNLADVDTAQFKFDMAYDLEQDWDIFYVQYSTDNGNNWNLLGNADDEDWYSSNKSNEGNNCFSCQGGQWTGTNSQMTTYKTSLDDLVGNERVIFRFVFHSDQSINQEGVVLDNVEITGKNTSTNAKQELQYTVYPNPSSGIFNLNWKMDSEYNYQVTDITGKQILRSATIDNKKETLDLTGFAPGMYFLTLSSNGDSTTQKLLVR from the coding sequence ATGAGAATCATTACTTTAATTATCCTTTTAGCATCCTTTACGGTTTCTGCCCAATTGGGAACCGATGCTCCATGGATGAAAGACATCGCGGTACAAAAAAGTACTGGCGATATCAAGTATGATCAAGTCAAGACTGCTGGAGAACAATACTGGTCTTCTCATAACAAAAACGCCAAAGGAAGTGGTTACAAGCCATTCCTAAGATGGCTTGAAAGAGCCAAACCTTATGTAAAACCTGATGGTACTGTACAATCAGGTCAAGAAGTAGCTGAGCAACTTCTAGGGTTCATGCAACCAAAAGATGGTTACGTAGATAAATCCAGCTGGAATCCGGTTGGACCTTTTACTTATGAAAACACTTCTTCCTGGTCACCTGGTCAAGGAAGAATAAATACTATAGCGGTAGATCCTAATAACAGTGACGTGTATTATGTGGGCGCGCCTTCTGGTGGCTTGTGGAAATCTACCACCGCAGGACAACACTGGACTCCACTGACTGATTTTCTTTCCCAAATAGGAGTTAGCGCTATCGCAATTGACGCTAATAACTCTAATGTTGTTTATATAGGAACTGGTGATGATGACGCTGGTGATTCCTCAAGCATAGGAATGCTTAAGTCTACTAATGGTGGCGACAGCTTTACAACAACTGGACTTACTTTTAATGATCCTGGTGCCAATATAAGCGAGATTTATATTGATCCATCTAACAATGACAACCTCTACATTGCATCCAACAAGGGATTGTTCAAATCCATGAATGCAGGGACTACCGTGAAGAAAATTTTTAGCGGTAACGTAAAGGATATCAAGATAAATACGAGTAACCCCAACATTATCTACCTAGCAACGCCCAACTCCTTCTATAAGTCGGTTGATGCTGGTGAGACTTTTACCCAAATCAATTTAGGTTTACCTACTGGCATTACACGAATGGTTATAGGTGTTACAAAAGCAGATGCATCAGTAGTCTATATTTTGGCAGCAGGTGTTGAAAATAGCTTCATGGGCGTTTACCAGTCTACTGATGGTGGTGATTCTTTTGCTAGAAAGGATGATGGTGTTGATATTCTTGAGAATAAACAAGCTTGGTACAACCTAGCTTTGGAAGTATCGCAATCTGATGCCAATGTAATTTATACTGGAGCACTCAACGTGTGGAAGTCTGTTGATGGTGGTAGTAATTTTGATCGCATCAACACTTGGAACAATCCAGAATCACCTACCTATACACATGCAGACATTCACCAAATAAGAGAATTTAATGGTGAGCTGTTTGTTCTTTCTGATGGTGGTGTTTATAGAAGTAGTAACGAGGCCACTTCATTTACAGATCTAACTAGCGGTCTTCAAATAGGCCAATTTTACCGTATCGCGGTAGGGTCTAAATCCAGTAGCAACATCACTGGTGGTTTACAAGACAATGGTGGGTTTACTCGCAGCGGCAACACTTGGAAAAATTTTCATGGAGCTGATGGAATGGATGCAGGTATAGATCCTAACAACTCTGATGTACGTTACAGTTTTACACAGTTTGGTTCTGGTCTTTACATTACAGACGACGCTGGATCATTTAAGAAGAAAATAGAAGGACCTACACAAGGGAACTGGATCACTCCTCTTAAAACTACCAGCACAGGTGATATCTATGCCGGTTATAACAAATTATACAAAGTAGACGGCGATAGATTTGTAGCCGTATCCTCAAGCTTTACGGGTAATATCGATGTTTTGGAAATCGATCCTATCAATGAAGATATCATGTATGTGGCGGTGGATGCGCAATTGTTTAGAAGTACAGATGGTGGTAAGGAATTTACCTGGATCAAAGAACTTCCTGGAGAAATCACAGCGATTGAAGTAAACAACAATAACGATAATATCCTTTATGTAGCTACCGGATCAGCTTATGGTAAAATAATGATGAGCAATGATATGGGTGCTAATTTTGAAGACATTACTTCTAATTTACCACACTTAGGTAAAAACACTTTGGCTCACCTAGCAAACAGTGCAGACAATGCCTTATTTGTTGGAACAACGGTAGGTATTTTCAAATATCTGGAAGCGTCTGGAAATTGGGTTAAGTTTTCCAATAATCTTCCTAACGTAAATGTTCGTGACATCGAGATCAATCCTAATGATATGATCATGACCGCTGGAACCTATGGTCGTGGTGTATGGCAAACTAAAGTAGAGTTTGTACAACCTATGGATGACATTCGCATGAAATCTGCCTCTAACAATAATGGTGGTTCCATCGATTGTGGCAGTAACATCGTAGATGTCCTGCTTGAGAATACAGGTATGAACCCTATCAACAAAGTAACTCTTACTTATTCCATCAATGGTGGTGCAGACCTGTCCAGAGATTACGAGCTAGAAATCGACCCTCAAGAAGAAGTAATCGTCTATATTGATGATTTGAATCTTGAACCAGGATCGTACACACTTAGATTACAAGTGTCTGCAGACAACGATGAGTTTTTGAGCAACAATTTTAAAACATTGACCATCGTTCAAAACAATTCTGCAAATCTTAACCAGAACTACGGTTTTGAACAAGAAACTCTGGTGACTTTAAATGAAAAAAGCACAAACATCCTTTGGGAGCGCGGTACACCTAAAGGCAGATTGTTGAATAAGGCTGCAGATGGTCAACAAGTTTATGCCACAAATCTAGATGGTAATTATACAGACCTGACCGTTGCCTACCTATACACTGGATGCTACAACCTAGCTGATGTGGATACGGCCCAGTTCAAGTTTGATATGGCCTATGACCTAGAGCAGGATTGGGATATATTCTATGTTCAATACTCGACAGATAATGGGAATAACTGGAATCTACTAGGTAATGCAGATGATGAAGACTGGTACAGCTCCAACAAATCAAATGAAGGCAATAACTGCTTTAGCTGTCAAGGTGGACAATGGACAGGCACTAACAGCCAGATGACCACTTATAAGACCTCACTAGACGATCTTGTAGGTAACGAACGTGTCATTTTTAGATTTGTATTTCATTCTGACCAGTCGATCAATCAAGAAGGTGTCGTGCTTGATAATGTTGAGATCACAGGAAAAAATACCAGTACAAATGCAAAGCAGGAGCTTCAGTACACCGTTTATCCT
- a CDS encoding DUF3127 domain-containing protein: MEVQGKIKLIGETKTYGSNGFQKREMVVTTEEQYPQPLMIEFVQDKTSLLDAFNVGDPVKVGINLRGREWQSPQGEIKYFNSITGWRIEKVGAAAPGAGEVPPFDEYEPIKNSSDEDHDDLPF; the protein is encoded by the coding sequence ATGGAAGTTCAAGGAAAAATCAAACTAATAGGAGAAACCAAAACTTATGGATCGAATGGTTTCCAGAAACGCGAGATGGTCGTAACGACTGAAGAGCAATACCCACAACCCCTTATGATTGAGTTCGTACAGGACAAGACGAGTCTGTTGGACGCCTTCAATGTAGGCGACCCAGTTAAGGTTGGTATCAATTTGCGCGGTCGTGAATGGCAAAGCCCTCAAGGCGAGATCAAATATTTCAACTCCATCACAGGATGGCGTATTGAAAAAGTAGGTGCAGCTGCGCCAGGCGCTGGTGAAGTACCACCATTTGATGAGTATGAGCCCATCAAGAATTCTAGCGATGAAGATCACGACGATCTTCCTTTCTAG
- a CDS encoding DNA-3-methyladenine glycosylase I — MKIDNKKHRCGWCGQDPLYQQYHDQEWGVPVYDDQRLFEFLILETMQAGLSWITILKKRENYREALDHFDAVKIAEYDDEKHQELLSNPGIIRNKLKIKSITTNAQIFLDLQQRHGSFSKFIWSYVDHKPITNHWKTYKDIPPNTPLSDQLSKDLKKMGFKFVGSTIVYAFMQATGMVNDHEINCYRYDEV, encoded by the coding sequence ATGAAAATCGACAATAAAAAACATCGTTGTGGCTGGTGCGGGCAGGATCCTTTGTATCAACAATACCACGATCAAGAATGGGGCGTTCCCGTTTATGATGACCAGCGGCTGTTTGAATTTCTTATTCTAGAGACCATGCAGGCAGGATTGAGCTGGATCACCATTCTCAAAAAGAGAGAAAATTATAGGGAAGCGTTGGATCATTTTGACGCTGTAAAAATTGCCGAATACGATGATGAGAAGCATCAAGAACTACTCTCAAATCCTGGTATTATAAGAAACAAGCTCAAGATAAAATCCATCACCACAAATGCGCAGATATTCTTGGATCTGCAGCAAAGACACGGCAGTTTCTCAAAATTTATCTGGTCCTATGTCGATCACAAGCCCATTACCAATCACTGGAAAACCTACAAGGACATCCCGCCAAACACACCACTTTCAGACCAACTTTCAAAAGATCTTAAAAAAATGGGTTTTAAGTTTGTAGGCAGCACCATTGTCTATGCCTTCATGCAGGCGACAGGAATGGTTAATGATCACGAGATCAATTGTTACCGTTATGATGAAGTATAG
- a CDS encoding DUF2490 domain-containing protein translates to MTSFFFRILMLLMPVLAMSQVADRLVFQPAIKVSWNPASRWSFNTAVEQRTQINDDAQAISMQLTQFGQYEVGFYSQIGIGVMYRELFDDNLPEEVRFMEQYVYTKKYNQLQLAHRLRWDQRLRGDRLTHRWRYRLSGSIPLNGNDLNPSEYYVVSHLETLFIAEDGLRPIYEQRVGLGIGRQIGSNYKLQFNTQYRWLDITAATTTSLFLNVALYASL, encoded by the coding sequence ATGACTTCCTTCTTTTTTAGAATTCTAATGCTTTTAATGCCTGTACTGGCCATGAGTCAGGTGGCAGATCGATTGGTTTTTCAGCCAGCGATCAAAGTCTCGTGGAACCCAGCTTCTAGATGGAGCTTTAACACAGCGGTGGAACAAAGAACGCAGATTAATGATGATGCGCAGGCGATTAGTATGCAGCTTACTCAATTTGGACAGTATGAAGTAGGTTTTTATTCCCAGATAGGAATAGGCGTGATGTATAGGGAATTATTTGATGACAACCTGCCTGAGGAAGTACGGTTTATGGAACAGTATGTCTACACTAAAAAATACAATCAATTACAACTAGCTCATCGACTGCGCTGGGACCAGCGTTTGCGAGGTGATCGCTTAACACATCGCTGGCGTTATCGTCTTTCAGGATCCATACCTCTCAACGGTAACGATTTGAATCCGTCAGAATATTATGTGGTTTCCCATCTAGAAACCTTATTCATTGCGGAAGATGGTTTACGTCCCATCTATGAACAGCGCGTCGGTTTAGGAATAGGTAGGCAGATAGGATCCAACTACAAGTTGCAATTCAACACACAATATCGATGGCTGGATATCACAGCTGCGACGACAACGTCCCTATTTTTGAATGTGGCTCTTTACGCCAGCCTATAG